One Psychrobacillus glaciei genomic region harbors:
- a CDS encoding sensor histidine kinase — MKLNVVYLSIVALLGIIHLQVQLIDIPIYLSCIVIVCIGFYLFKKVPLNLSSLKTKWNTVLFIVQLLLVFLNISTDSLLANITILLAYISIEVVRIVWANQIASFSKKLTYFEEQSMHFNDTFRLVRNERHDFLKHVSTIHFLLEKGEHNKAKSYLDELVGGYEETNLSIKGERGIVAGVLHQIYKKAKASGISVVYDFDIPLSALPLSDRHMVTLLGNLLSNSIDACEAWQQKTNESSLITVQFFKRSGLYIFICKNNTLPIPTNILDNLFHSYGNTTKSGDHEGLGTKMIQEIVQQHQGFLDFIFKNEEFSVKIKIPAMR, encoded by the coding sequence TTGAAATTAAATGTAGTCTATTTGTCTATCGTTGCTTTACTAGGAATCATTCATTTACAAGTACAATTAATTGATATTCCAATATATTTGTCTTGCATAGTTATCGTCTGCATTGGCTTTTATCTCTTTAAAAAAGTACCGCTTAATCTATCCTCCCTTAAAACAAAATGGAATACAGTTCTGTTTATTGTGCAGCTATTGCTCGTTTTTCTTAATATATCAACGGACTCTTTACTAGCAAATATCACCATTCTACTGGCCTATATTAGCATTGAGGTAGTTCGCATAGTCTGGGCAAACCAGATCGCTTCATTTTCTAAAAAGCTAACCTACTTTGAAGAACAGAGTATGCATTTTAATGACACATTTCGCCTTGTCCGAAACGAACGGCATGATTTTCTTAAACATGTTTCTACTATTCATTTCTTGTTAGAAAAAGGTGAGCACAACAAAGCGAAATCTTATTTGGATGAATTAGTAGGTGGTTACGAAGAAACGAATTTATCGATTAAAGGTGAGCGAGGTATTGTAGCCGGTGTTCTGCACCAAATATACAAAAAAGCAAAAGCATCGGGAATTTCCGTAGTATATGATTTCGACATTCCATTATCAGCCTTACCACTTTCTGATCGCCATATGGTTACGCTACTTGGTAATCTTTTATCAAATAGCATTGATGCGTGTGAAGCATGGCAACAGAAAACAAACGAGTCATCCCTCATTACCGTCCAGTTTTTTAAAAGAAGTGGTTTATACATATTTATTTGCAAAAACAATACACTGCCAATTCCAACGAATATATTAGATAATCTTTTCCACTCTTATGGGAATACAACGAAATCCGGTGATCATGAAGGACTCGGAACAAAAATGATTCAAGAGATTGTCCAACAACACCAAGGCTTTTTAGATTTCATTTTTAAGAATGAAGAGTTTTCCGTGAAAATAAAAATTCCGGCTATGAGGTAA
- a CDS encoding UPF0158 family protein, giving the protein MNVMDELVDAFLSRDLEISYVFNCQTEEILFDVSQSVTGEPEIDWDDEEVVEFLVEIPQISSEQAHEVMVRFAKKQNNNLAYQLLAVLNGKKPFRTFKDKVSQLGIERQWYDFEYGFAKERMTEWLESLDESFI; this is encoded by the coding sequence ATGAATGTTATGGATGAACTTGTAGATGCTTTCTTAAGCAGAGATCTTGAAATTTCGTATGTCTTTAATTGTCAAACAGAGGAAATTCTGTTTGATGTATCACAGTCTGTAACAGGAGAACCAGAAATAGATTGGGATGATGAGGAAGTAGTTGAATTTCTAGTTGAAATACCCCAAATATCATCGGAGCAAGCTCACGAGGTGATGGTTAGATTTGCTAAGAAACAAAATAACAATCTTGCGTATCAATTACTGGCGGTTCTTAATGGAAAGAAGCCGTTTCGAACTTTCAAAGATAAAGTAAGCCAATTAGGCATTGAGAGACAATGGTATGACTTTGAATATGGATTTGCAAAAGAAAGAATGACAGAGTGGTTAGAAAGTCTTGACGAAAGTTTCATCTAG
- a CDS encoding LCP family protein — protein MAPTRLTQLKSTKKRRILYTVLIISMLLLSGVIVFAINLSLETSKATSKMFDPLDGPIENGNYVNPTADGSPFTILIAGIEHDEGEKNGRSDALILATVNPKTKKISMVSIPRDTRVYIEELGYEDKINHAYSVGGMKYTINTLEKLLDIPIDFYVSTDFQGFEDIVDTVGGVDVDVSFTFKAQLTESLKWKTYTKGPMFLNGNEALAYVRMRKKDPEGDMGRNSRQKQVIQDVINKATSLSNITKIDDMIRDVGNNVKTNIPSSEYFAFIKMYQKIKTSPIEQLHLDGENKKLYDKKEKKDIWYFFPNDNSLKELIESLKLNLDNSGQNAQSDLKTQEVNDLSVGD, from the coding sequence ATGGCTCCAACACGACTTACCCAACTAAAGTCTACGAAAAAAAGAAGAATTTTATATACGGTACTTATCATATCCATGTTACTCCTATCAGGGGTTATTGTTTTTGCAATTAATCTGTCACTTGAAACGAGCAAAGCGACATCCAAAATGTTTGATCCTTTGGATGGTCCAATAGAAAATGGAAATTATGTAAATCCGACAGCGGATGGCTCTCCATTTACAATATTAATAGCAGGTATTGAACATGACGAAGGGGAAAAAAATGGTCGGTCGGATGCGCTGATTTTAGCAACAGTTAATCCAAAGACAAAAAAAATATCGATGGTTAGTATTCCACGTGACACTAGAGTTTACATAGAAGAATTAGGGTATGAGGATAAAATAAATCATGCTTATTCCGTTGGAGGAATGAAGTACACCATAAATACGTTGGAGAAATTATTAGATATTCCAATCGATTTTTATGTTTCCACTGATTTCCAAGGATTTGAAGACATAGTGGATACAGTAGGCGGGGTCGATGTAGATGTTTCATTTACATTTAAAGCTCAGCTTACGGAAAGTTTGAAGTGGAAAACATATACAAAGGGCCCAATGTTTTTAAATGGCAATGAAGCACTCGCTTATGTACGTATGCGTAAAAAAGATCCAGAAGGCGATATGGGACGAAATTCACGTCAAAAACAAGTTATACAAGATGTTATAAACAAAGCCACAAGTCTGAGTAATATTACAAAAATTGATGATATGATAAGAGATGTTGGTAATAATGTAAAAACAAATATTCCATCATCGGAATATTTTGCATTTATTAAGATGTACCAAAAGATAAAAACATCCCCAATAGAGCAATTACATCTGGATGGGGAAAATAAAAAGCTATATGATAAGAAGGAAAAGAAGGATATTTGGTACTTCTTTCCTAATGATAATTCCTTAAAAGAATTAATAGAATCATTGAAACTGAACTTAGATAACTCCGGACAAAATGCACAAAGTGATTTAAAAACCCAAGAAGTAAATGATTTATCAGTAGGTGACTAA
- a CDS encoding Ger(x)C family spore germination protein yields the protein MKKKIITIFMLVLIFLSGCWDVKEPERMFYIYGLGVDYKDGKYDIYAQIVDFTNIAKSEQPNIDAVQATVGHASGKTMDEALFELYHSMDQMLFWGDLTYLVLTEEVLKNGHANEIINTFVRYRETRYKTWVYGTKDSVKEIMLITPILNRSMSLSKISDPMNSYEQESLVEPINFRKMIIRLNEPSYEVSIPLVSIIENWETEKRTEKATSINGVAVISPNELKGFFTGKKVRGLQWMTKETKRGEITVKLDSNKDSYLTVALDKIKLKVTSDAGNDKVKFDIDIKMDVTVSGFQENLTESEIRTAVEKEVTKEIEETYMEALKKDIDIYRLSEYLYRYNIKKWKEVQKDGKVDLDKDSIRTIKINISKVNSGRKSFKKTISD from the coding sequence ATGAAGAAGAAAATAATAACAATTTTTATGCTGGTTTTAATCTTCCTTTCAGGTTGTTGGGATGTGAAAGAACCTGAAAGGATGTTCTATATCTATGGTTTAGGGGTGGACTATAAAGATGGAAAGTATGATATATATGCTCAGATTGTTGATTTTACCAATATTGCAAAATCTGAACAACCAAATATTGATGCAGTTCAAGCTACAGTAGGTCATGCTTCTGGTAAGACAATGGATGAAGCGTTATTCGAACTGTACCATTCGATGGATCAAATGCTTTTTTGGGGAGACTTGACGTATCTCGTTTTGACAGAGGAAGTGTTGAAAAATGGACATGCAAATGAGATTATTAACACGTTTGTCCGATACAGAGAAACAAGATATAAAACCTGGGTGTATGGTACAAAAGATTCCGTGAAAGAAATAATGTTAATAACGCCAATACTAAATAGATCCATGTCATTGTCTAAAATTTCAGACCCAATGAATTCATATGAACAAGAATCCTTGGTAGAGCCAATAAATTTTCGAAAAATGATTATTAGACTAAATGAACCTAGCTATGAAGTGAGTATCCCGTTAGTTTCCATTATAGAAAATTGGGAGACGGAAAAAAGAACTGAAAAAGCTACTTCTATTAATGGAGTTGCTGTGATCTCTCCAAATGAGTTGAAAGGATTTTTTACGGGAAAAAAAGTACGAGGATTACAATGGATGACTAAGGAAACAAAAAGAGGAGAAATAACAGTCAAATTAGATTCCAATAAAGATAGTTATCTAACTGTCGCTCTAGATAAAATTAAGTTAAAAGTAACATCAGATGCTGGAAATGATAAAGTGAAGTTTGACATAGATATAAAAATGGATGTAACAGTAAGTGGATTTCAGGAAAATTTGACAGAGAGTGAAATTCGGACAGCAGTTGAAAAAGAGGTTACGAAAGAAATTGAAGAAACATATATGGAGGCATTGAAGAAAGATATTGATATCTATCGTTTGTCGGAATATTTATACAGATACAATATTAAAAAATGGAAAGAAGTTCAGAAGGATGGAAAAGTTGACTTGGACAAGGATTCGATTCGTACAATCAAGATAAATATTAGTAAGGTTAATTCAGGGAGAAAATCATTTAAGAAAACAATTTCAGATTAA
- a CDS encoding spore germination protein, which produces MQLVEDTMDNKTLQQLFHNSADVQFQEYTFDQYKVLFITCDAMVDQLLLNDVIVQRVQLLCNNLAETSLEQAVNAQLHIPDIKKVKDKTEAISLVFTGHLLLYFESGHLLYSSNIAKKPNRNPEETRLEMLIKGPRDNFIEDISVNIALIRKRLPTNSLCVEKLILGKRSKTTVAILYFDDIANKDILNEIKGQLNKVDTDIVFSGELLMEKVNKGAKLFPRNDYTGRPDFAIQSLVRGRFLILVDGVSYAVITPVNLFLLLKSGEDNEYPVFFSSLERLLRITGILIGLLLPAFWLALTSFHQNQLPFQLLATVVQANTGLPLPSALEMFLMLIMFELFREASLRLPSVIGGSISVVGGLIIGDAAIRAGVTSPAMIVIIAISTIATFTLVNQSLVTAVSILRVTFILMTALFGLFGFFITFYFVLLYLANIRIFGVPYMNIATDLSWSTIGKSLFRLSPKGYTKRPKVLDPQDQTSAKKEDGK; this is translated from the coding sequence ATGCAATTAGTTGAAGATACAATGGATAATAAAACCTTGCAGCAGTTATTTCACAATTCAGCAGATGTTCAATTTCAAGAATATACATTTGATCAATATAAAGTATTGTTCATTACATGTGACGCCATGGTAGACCAGCTACTATTAAATGACGTCATTGTTCAACGAGTTCAACTATTATGCAATAACTTGGCTGAGACTTCTTTGGAACAAGCGGTGAATGCACAATTACACATTCCAGATATAAAAAAAGTGAAAGATAAGACGGAAGCAATTTCCCTTGTATTCACAGGTCATTTGCTACTTTATTTTGAAAGTGGACATCTCCTTTATTCGAGTAATATTGCCAAAAAGCCGAATCGAAATCCTGAAGAGACGCGTTTAGAAATGCTTATAAAAGGACCAAGGGATAATTTCATTGAAGATATTTCGGTTAATATCGCCTTGATACGGAAGAGATTACCTACGAATTCATTGTGCGTAGAAAAACTCATATTGGGAAAGCGTTCAAAAACTACTGTAGCTATACTTTATTTCGATGATATCGCCAATAAGGATATTTTGAATGAAATTAAAGGACAGTTGAATAAAGTTGATACAGATATTGTTTTTAGTGGAGAGTTATTAATGGAAAAAGTAAATAAAGGCGCAAAGTTATTCCCTAGAAACGATTATACGGGAAGACCAGATTTTGCTATTCAATCCCTTGTAAGAGGAAGATTTCTTATATTAGTTGATGGCGTTTCTTACGCAGTCATAACCCCTGTGAATTTGTTTTTACTCTTAAAGTCGGGGGAAGACAATGAATACCCCGTTTTTTTTAGTTCACTTGAACGTTTACTACGTATAACTGGAATATTAATTGGTTTGCTTTTACCTGCTTTTTGGCTCGCATTGACGTCATTTCATCAAAATCAGTTACCCTTTCAATTGCTAGCAACAGTTGTACAAGCGAATACTGGGCTTCCTTTGCCTTCCGCACTTGAAATGTTTCTCATGCTCATTATGTTTGAATTGTTCAGAGAAGCAAGCTTACGTCTTCCATCTGTTATTGGAGGAAGTATAAGTGTTGTTGGTGGACTAATTATAGGTGATGCTGCCATTCGAGCAGGTGTTACAAGTCCAGCAATGATCGTTATTATTGCGATCTCAACTATCGCAACATTTACGTTAGTCAATCAATCACTAGTAACAGCGGTGAGCATATTACGCGTAACTTTCATATTAATGACGGCATTGTTTGGCTTGTTCGGTTTTTTTATTACTTTCTACTTTGTATTACTTTATCTGGCCAATATCCGTATATTTGGAGTGCCATACATGAATATCGCGACAGATTTAAGTTGGTCAACAATCGGGAAATCTCTATTCCGATTGTCTCCTAAAGGCTACACTAAGCGTCCTAAAGTTTTGGATCCTCAAGATCAAACAAGTGCCAAAAAAGAGGACGGAAAATGA
- a CDS encoding endospore germination permease has product MRGIGPISILHVIFLSMTVIGLKNHVTIIPPLLHVAGRDGWASVILAAVAIVPWLLLLVYIHHKSDQAPIKDWLKSVIGGVGSTIVLYITGLYFILLAAFSMVETLKWITTTFLPKTPIVLMLIIYVILCILLVSTNIQTIAMVNVMVLFGVILLGFFVAIVNIQVKDYGLLRPFFEHGFQSVYKGMVYPASGFVELLLLLFLQHHFKDRIRWYHFALMLFILMGLTIGPLMGAITEFGPVEAAKQRYPAYEEWGLVSLGHYIEHMDFFSIYQWLTGAFIRVGFILFVVADMLNMSKEKKRIWVLLAPAFFLICLLLFFLSDSLFLEIKSKYFLISNYFFFLLLSLLLTTVALVSGKTSKKI; this is encoded by the coding sequence GTGAGAGGCATTGGACCAATTAGTATATTACATGTAATCTTCCTATCGATGACAGTTATCGGTTTAAAAAACCATGTAACTATTATTCCGCCACTCTTACATGTTGCGGGAAGAGATGGATGGGCATCTGTAATCTTAGCTGCAGTAGCAATTGTTCCGTGGCTGCTTCTTTTAGTTTATATACACCACAAATCAGATCAGGCTCCTATTAAAGATTGGTTAAAATCCGTAATCGGCGGAGTAGGATCCACCATTGTGCTTTATATTACGGGACTATATTTCATTTTACTCGCTGCATTTTCGATGGTAGAAACGTTGAAATGGATAACGACAACCTTTCTTCCAAAAACGCCAATTGTACTGATGTTAATTATCTACGTAATACTTTGTATTCTTCTTGTCTCAACAAACATACAAACTATCGCAATGGTTAATGTCATGGTTCTATTTGGAGTAATTCTTTTAGGTTTTTTTGTGGCAATTGTAAATATACAAGTGAAAGATTATGGGCTATTGCGCCCTTTTTTTGAACATGGTTTCCAATCTGTTTATAAGGGAATGGTGTATCCAGCTTCTGGATTTGTTGAATTGCTATTGTTGCTATTCCTTCAACATCATTTTAAAGACCGCATTAGATGGTACCATTTTGCTTTGATGCTTTTTATTTTGATGGGATTGACGATAGGGCCACTTATGGGCGCAATTACAGAGTTTGGTCCAGTTGAAGCGGCTAAACAAAGATATCCTGCATATGAAGAATGGGGACTTGTATCGCTTGGACACTATATTGAACATATGGATTTTTTCTCTATTTATCAATGGCTTACAGGTGCGTTTATTAGAGTAGGATTTATCTTATTTGTAGTTGCCGACATGTTAAATATGTCAAAGGAAAAAAAACGTATTTGGGTGCTACTTGCACCTGCTTTTTTCTTAATATGTTTATTGTTATTTTTTTTGAGTGACAGTTTATTTCTTGAGATTAAGAGTAAATATTTCTTGATAAGTAACTATTTCTTCTTTTTACTATTGTCCCTCCTTTTAACTACTGTTGCTTTAGTTTCCGGAAAGACTTCCAAAAAGATTTAA
- a CDS encoding MATE family efflux transporter — protein MENTYYFDKAPIAKAVAHFSLPMMLGMSVSVIYTILNAYFIGLLHDSVMMTAITLTLPIFSVLMALGNLIGVGGGTFISRLLGEKKYDRIKEISSFSFYASIVLGIIALIVGIISINGITTGLGASIAAFTYTKQYILVMFIGAPFIVLNFSLEQIVRAEGSAMVSMFGMFISVGINLILDPVFIFAFHWGVPGVATATLIGNIGAVLYYSWHIIHKSEYLTFSKKYFKIEKSVVFEVLKIGIPVAIMGALMGLTALVFNNFAASYGDAAVAAFGISQRILQFPELIIMGLCEGVVPLIAYNFTANKGRMKSAITFTSMTVAVIAAIFGIIVFFIGNHLIGIFTIDAQLIEVGSYVIKVIFLSLFVTGFTFLIIGIFQATGQGKAAMIMSLTQGLIMIPIIFIMSSIAGFHGIIWSIFIGDSLTLIVGVTVLYFIRNKLSVNIEEFEFD, from the coding sequence ATGGAGAATACCTATTATTTCGATAAGGCACCCATCGCAAAGGCTGTAGCTCACTTTTCGTTGCCGATGATGCTTGGAATGTCTGTCAGTGTTATTTACACAATACTAAATGCTTATTTTATAGGCTTATTGCATGATTCAGTGATGATGACGGCAATCACGCTAACATTGCCAATCTTTTCAGTATTAATGGCGCTTGGTAATTTAATTGGTGTGGGAGGTGGTACATTTATTTCACGCTTACTTGGTGAGAAAAAGTACGACCGGATAAAAGAAATATCATCTTTTTCATTTTACGCTTCTATTGTATTAGGAATTATTGCACTGATAGTAGGAATCATATCTATCAATGGTATTACAACTGGACTTGGAGCTAGTATAGCCGCATTTACTTATACGAAACAATACATTTTAGTTATGTTTATTGGCGCACCATTTATTGTTTTAAATTTTTCATTGGAGCAAATTGTTCGCGCAGAAGGATCGGCCATGGTATCGATGTTTGGAATGTTTATAAGTGTCGGTATTAACTTAATTTTAGATCCTGTTTTCATTTTTGCATTTCACTGGGGGGTACCAGGGGTAGCGACTGCAACACTTATTGGTAATATTGGCGCTGTTTTATATTACAGCTGGCATATTATTCATAAAAGTGAATATTTAACATTTTCCAAGAAGTATTTCAAAATCGAAAAATCGGTTGTTTTTGAGGTGTTGAAAATTGGTATTCCGGTTGCGATAATGGGTGCACTAATGGGATTAACGGCATTGGTTTTCAATAATTTTGCGGCTAGTTACGGGGATGCTGCAGTAGCGGCTTTCGGTATTTCACAACGTATTTTACAATTTCCAGAGCTAATAATTATGGGGCTTTGTGAAGGTGTTGTACCTCTTATTGCGTATAATTTTACTGCCAATAAAGGACGAATGAAATCAGCGATTACCTTTACGAGCATGACGGTTGCGGTGATTGCAGCAATATTTGGTATCATCGTATTCTTTATAGGTAACCATTTGATCGGTATTTTTACAATAGACGCCCAATTAATCGAAGTTGGTAGTTATGTCATTAAAGTGATTTTCCTATCCTTATTTGTCACTGGCTTTACATTTCTTATCATCGGTATTTTCCAAGCGACGGGGCAAGGGAAGGCAGCAATGATTATGTCCCTTACACAAGGTCTTATTATGATACCAATTATATTTATTATGAGTAGCATCGCGGGTTTTCATGGTATCATTTGGTCTATTTTTATTGGAGACTCCCTAACGTTGATAGTCGGAGTGACTGTCCTTTATTTTATCCGCAATAAATTGTCTGTTAACATTGAAGAATTTGAGTTTGACTAA
- a CDS encoding MarR family winged helix-turn-helix transcriptional regulator, whose protein sequence is MQETNYQFQIRMIGHQMKQKGDKKLESYDITLEQGHALDYLVQHIDDGITQKHMEKAFRRKGSSISSIVTNLEKKELVERKTDLNDERRKIIRPLPKGIALVKDFKIFFEELEEEMTKGFSAEEKERLTSVLNRIIKNTGE, encoded by the coding sequence ATGCAGGAGACGAATTATCAGTTTCAAATTCGTATGATTGGTCATCAGATGAAGCAAAAGGGCGATAAAAAGCTGGAATCCTATGACATTACGTTGGAGCAAGGGCATGCGTTAGATTATTTAGTCCAGCATATTGATGATGGAATTACGCAAAAGCATATGGAGAAAGCCTTTCGTCGAAAAGGTTCTTCCATTTCAAGTATCGTGACAAATCTGGAGAAGAAGGAATTAGTAGAACGTAAAACAGATCTAAATGATGAACGTCGCAAGATTATTCGTCCACTTCCAAAGGGGATTGCTCTTGTGAAGGATTTTAAAATCTTCTTTGAGGAGCTTGAGGAAGAAATGACAAAAGGTTTTTCAGCAGAGGAGAAGGAACGCCTTACATCTGTACTGAATCGGATTATCAAAAACACAGGAGAGTAA
- a CDS encoding ABC transporter permease: protein MKSTSIKQVAGRQLRNKTSFRQTIRNSLTMAYRGLLKIRRTPEQLFDVTLQPIIFTLMFTYIFGGAISGDVQSYLPVIIPGILVQTVITTSIVTGVQLREDMNKGVFDRFKSLPIARIAPLAGALLADTIRYTIATVLTFTMGYIMGYRPDGGLGHVVIAGLLVIVCAWAISWIFAFFGVIARTASSVQGISMIVLFPLTFLSNAFVPAETLPHFLQWFVKINPISHLVTAVRDLANSGTIGWDLFASLIGAAVVVAIFAPITVRAYMRRA, encoded by the coding sequence ATGAAAAGTACTTCTATTAAGCAAGTTGCTGGCCGTCAACTACGCAATAAAACGAGTTTCCGTCAGACTATACGCAATTCGCTAACAATGGCCTATCGAGGGTTGCTGAAGATTCGTCGTACACCTGAGCAATTATTCGATGTTACGCTTCAGCCTATCATTTTCACACTAATGTTTACTTATATTTTTGGAGGGGCTATCTCCGGAGACGTGCAAAGCTATTTACCGGTTATCATTCCCGGCATCCTCGTACAGACCGTAATCACGACTTCAATTGTCACCGGGGTTCAGTTGCGTGAGGATATGAATAAGGGAGTGTTCGACCGATTCAAGTCACTGCCTATCGCACGTATTGCTCCATTAGCGGGAGCCCTATTGGCAGACACTATACGGTATACAATTGCGACCGTGCTAACTTTCACCATGGGGTATATTATGGGCTATCGACCTGACGGAGGTTTAGGTCACGTCGTTATCGCTGGGCTTCTGGTCATTGTGTGTGCTTGGGCTATCAGTTGGATCTTTGCCTTCTTCGGTGTCATTGCGCGTACTGCTTCAAGTGTACAGGGTATTTCGATGATTGTACTGTTTCCACTGACGTTTCTTTCCAATGCTTTTGTGCCAGCGGAGACATTACCCCACTTTCTTCAGTGGTTTGTAAAAATCAACCCAATTTCGCATCTTGTCACTGCGGTTAGAGATCTTGCAAACTCTGGTACCATAGGTTGGGATCTGTTCGCCTCTCTTATTGGAGCTGCCGTCGTTGTAGCAATCTTTGCACCAATCACGGTACGTGCGTATATGCGTCGTGCATAG
- a CDS encoding ATP-binding cassette domain-containing protein, whose amino-acid sequence MSNENRRIITPNNGDWAIEARGLVKKFGDNRAVDGVDLNVRAGTIYGVLGPNGAGKTTTIRMLATLLKADAGSTRIFGHDVVKEAHIVRQLIGVTGQYASVDESLSATENLIIFSRLLGLGRAEARKKADELLEEFGLTEAAKRPLKNFSGGMRRRLDLAASLISQPPLIFLDEPTTGLDPRTRNQMWDTIRRLVKTGSTVLLTTQYLQEADELADRVAVIDHGRVVAEGTVDELKASIGTSSLQLSIQNPKDIQIARQTVEQVLKVQSTVSSEAGKIIAPMADADRVTDLLIALRGAGVQLAELSVQKPTLDEVFLSITGHGVEEDASKIFNESNKAGEVRA is encoded by the coding sequence ATGAGTAATGAAAATAGAAGGATAATAACTCCAAACAATGGTGATTGGGCTATTGAAGCGCGTGGGCTTGTCAAAAAATTTGGAGACAATCGTGCAGTTGATGGTGTAGATCTGAACGTTCGTGCAGGTACTATATACGGTGTGCTTGGTCCGAATGGGGCAGGTAAGACTACCACAATCAGAATGTTGGCTACTTTACTAAAAGCAGACGCAGGTTCAACGCGGATTTTTGGGCATGATGTAGTGAAGGAGGCTCATATAGTACGCCAACTAATTGGGGTTACTGGGCAGTATGCTTCAGTGGATGAATCGCTTAGTGCTACTGAGAATTTGATCATCTTCTCCCGACTTCTTGGATTAGGACGTGCAGAAGCGCGAAAAAAGGCTGATGAGTTATTGGAGGAATTTGGTTTAACAGAAGCAGCGAAGCGTCCGTTGAAAAATTTCTCCGGTGGTATGCGCCGCCGACTGGATTTGGCAGCAAGTCTCATTTCACAGCCGCCACTGATTTTCTTGGATGAACCGACTACTGGGCTAGATCCTCGAACACGCAATCAAATGTGGGACACTATTCGTCGATTAGTAAAGACCGGTTCAACTGTACTGTTAACAACGCAATACCTTCAAGAGGCAGATGAGCTGGCCGACCGAGTAGCGGTTATTGATCATGGCAGAGTTGTCGCGGAAGGTACCGTAGATGAACTAAAAGCGTCAATTGGTACTTCATCATTGCAATTGAGCATCCAAAATCCAAAGGACATTCAGATCGCTCGTCAGACTGTTGAACAGGTGCTCAAAGTGCAGTCAACTGTATCATCGGAAGCTGGGAAGATTATTGCCCCTATGGCCGATGCCGACCGAGTTACAGACCTGCTTATCGCCCTCCGAGGAGCAGGAGTCCAGCTGGCTGAGTTGAGTGTACAGAAACCGACCCTAGACGAGGTCTTTCTATCAATTACTGGCCATGGTGTTGAAGAGGATGCATCTAAGATATTCAATGAATCCAACAAAGCTGGGGAGGTAAGAGCATGA
- a CDS encoding DNA-3-methyladenine glycosylase I: MAERCTWVIAKEPLYVEYHDKEWGVPVFDDRLLFEMLCLEGAQAGLSWWTILQKRENYRKAFDNFEAEKVIHYTDEKLQLLREDTGIVRNKLKIQSVVTNAKAFLRMQEEYGSFSNYIWSFVDNEPIVNHWGTMKEVPVSNEISDKMSKRLKKDGFKFVGGTICYSYMQAVGMVNDHTLECFCHPSNIKIKK; the protein is encoded by the coding sequence ATGGCTGAACGATGCACATGGGTAATAGCAAAAGAACCTTTATATGTGGAATATCATGATAAAGAATGGGGAGTGCCTGTATTTGATGATAGACTGTTATTTGAAATGCTATGTCTAGAAGGAGCACAAGCGGGTCTAAGTTGGTGGACGATTTTACAAAAAAGAGAAAATTATCGAAAAGCGTTTGATAACTTTGAAGCGGAAAAAGTAATTCATTATACGGATGAAAAGCTTCAATTATTAAGGGAAGATACCGGTATTGTAAGAAATAAGTTGAAAATTCAAAGCGTCGTAACTAATGCTAAGGCATTTTTGAGAATGCAAGAAGAATACGGTTCATTTTCTAATTATATATGGAGCTTTGTAGATAACGAACCTATAGTTAATCATTGGGGGACGATGAAAGAGGTTCCTGTTTCAAATGAAATAAGCGATAAGATGAGCAAGCGGTTGAAAAAAGATGGATTTAAATTTGTAGGCGGTACCATTTGTTATTCCTATATGCAAGCTGTAGGGATGGTGAATGACCATACGTTGGAATGCTTTTGTCACCCTTCTAATATTAAAATCAAAAAATAA